In Thermoplasmata archaeon, the following proteins share a genomic window:
- a CDS encoding D-aminoacyl-tRNA deacylase, translated as MKLLVRSSTDPASVNITDRLLELGGWTEGGIFEGSPVLRKGKVALVTIPSHHLYYDDIDARFASALGERPSLVVFASRHTSASNLRTLTAHPIGNFGRADYGGREGALVPAAPREMTLAYRLMRKVAGEAGLEYQVSLEATHHGPFLSTPSFYIEIGSDETAWRDGEAARALAAAIEGSILSEPPEEPVALGVGGGHYVPRISDVAWERRVSFGHMLPSYVLEQGFRPDLLQKMIEATPGAELVYFHKKAIRSPLLRQMEAWFMERGIRPVSSGELG; from the coding sequence ATGAAGCTCCTCGTGCGCTCGTCGACTGACCCCGCCAGCGTGAACATCACCGACCGGCTCCTCGAGCTCGGCGGCTGGACGGAGGGAGGTATTTTCGAGGGCTCGCCCGTGCTCAGGAAAGGAAAGGTTGCGCTGGTCACGATTCCCTCGCACCACCTTTACTACGACGATATCGACGCAAGGTTCGCGAGCGCGCTCGGCGAGCGACCCTCCCTTGTCGTGTTCGCCTCTCGGCACACCAGCGCATCGAACCTGAGGACGCTGACCGCCCATCCGATAGGGAATTTCGGGAGGGCGGACTACGGTGGCCGTGAGGGGGCGCTGGTCCCGGCCGCGCCGCGGGAGATGACCCTCGCCTACAGACTCATGCGAAAAGTGGCGGGGGAGGCGGGGCTCGAGTATCAGGTCTCGCTAGAGGCGACGCACCACGGCCCTTTCCTCTCGACCCCATCGTTCTACATCGAGATTGGGAGTGACGAGACCGCGTGGAGGGATGGGGAGGCGGCGCGGGCGCTGGCCGCGGCGATAGAGGGATCGATTCTCTCGGAGCCCCCGGAGGAGCCAGTCGCGCTGGGCGTCGGGGGCGGGCACTACGTTCCACGGATCTCGGATGTGGCGTGGGAGAGGAGGGTGAGCTTCGGCCACATGCTTCCCTCGTACGTTCTGGAGCAGGGCTTCAGGCCGGACCTACTACAAAAGATGATTGAGGCCACGCCGGGCGCGGAGCTCGTCTACTTCCACAAGAAGGCCATCAGGAGCCCGCTGCTCAGGCAGATGGAGGCCTGGTTCATGGAGAGGGGCATCCGGCCCGTCAGCTCGGGAGAGCTAGGATAG
- a CDS encoding radical SAM protein: MPLRYDLPLYRPPVEAWSLILQPTIGCPHNKCTFCFAYKTKRFRIKKMDEIKADIAEALKEYGPHVRSVFLADANTIIMKTDQLVELLGEIKRAFPGVLQIASYAGAKFVLRKTPEELKRIREAGLSKVYMGVESGDPIVLERVGKGITPGETLAACLRVKEAGLLLSTTIVLGLGGRDRWREHATATAELLNKIQPHELRLHTLMLDPGAPLYQEFLRGVFRPSGMEEVVRETRLLFESLSLDCLLYSHGSNYLLLQGKLPEDKEYLLETIDSALTKEGQRALRAAGILQDEMERAI; the protein is encoded by the coding sequence ATGCCCCTGAGGTACGACCTCCCGCTCTACAGACCGCCAGTCGAGGCGTGGTCGCTGATTCTCCAGCCCACGATCGGCTGTCCCCACAATAAATGCACCTTCTGCTTCGCCTACAAAACGAAGCGCTTTCGCATCAAGAAAATGGATGAGATAAAAGCCGACATCGCCGAGGCGCTGAAGGAGTATGGCCCCCACGTCCGCTCTGTGTTCCTGGCAGACGCCAACACAATAATAATGAAGACCGACCAGCTCGTCGAGCTCCTTGGGGAGATAAAGCGCGCATTCCCTGGCGTCCTGCAGATCGCCTCCTACGCGGGCGCGAAATTCGTCCTTCGAAAGACGCCAGAGGAGCTGAAGAGAATTCGCGAGGCAGGGCTGAGCAAGGTGTATATGGGGGTCGAATCCGGCGACCCCATCGTTCTCGAGAGGGTAGGCAAGGGAATTACCCCCGGGGAGACCCTCGCCGCCTGCCTGAGGGTGAAGGAGGCGGGCCTCCTTCTCTCCACGACGATAGTCCTCGGTCTTGGAGGAAGAGACAGGTGGAGGGAGCATGCCACCGCCACGGCAGAGCTTCTAAATAAAATTCAGCCGCACGAGCTCAGGCTCCACACTCTGATGCTCGACCCCGGCGCGCCCCTCTATCAAGAGTTTCTCCGCGGCGTCTTCAGGCCCTCCGGAATGGAGGAGGTGGTCAGGGAGACCCGCCTCCTCTTCGAGAGCCTAAGCCTCGACTGCCTTCTGTACAGTCACGGCTCGAACTATCTCCTGCTTCAGGGCAAGCTGCCGGAGGACAAAGAGTATCTCCTCGAGACCATTGATTCTGCATTAACGAAAGAGGGGCAAAGAGCGCTCCGGGCCGCGGGAATTCTGCAGGATGAGATGGAGAGGGCGATATGA